From the Candidatus Liberibacter asiaticus genome, the window TCTTCAGGACCCCCATTGATCACAGCAGTCGACAGCGGTGAAGGGGATGATCAATAATCTTTGGAACTCCCTTGAAGCATTATTAGTCGCTTGCTAGCAAAAGCACTTCTGGATGGTAAATAATGTATTATTAGTTGATTACTGTATTTAAATGATTTTCATTATATCCTTTTCTACCATCCTCTAAGACATCATAGCTTGTATTCTTGGATTTTAGTTTACGAATAAGAGGGATATGAACCTTGTGTTGTCAAGATTATTTTCCAGTTTATTATGATCTAGATCAAGATCTTCAGGATCCACACCCACTTAATTATAGCGGTTGATGATATTAGAAAAGATGCTATTTCTTGGCATACATTGAATCAATCCTTCCATCAGTTATAGCCAGCAAATGCACCTCTAGCTGGCAAATGATTTATTATCAGTGATTTGAGTCAAGGTTTAGATTGTATTTAAATTATTAGTGAGTTAAAAAGTGATTGTTTGTGAAATTATGGTTGAAAAGGTTACAGCTTCGTCTCAACTCTTTTTAAGAGGCTGTAGATCACAATATTACCGTTCTTTAATGTGAACGTTTAAATACTCTTGTGTTAAATCTTGGATTTTATTGACTATGGTATACAGTCCGTTCATACGTTTTTGAGAAAGATTTTCCGTCAATCCTAGGTGTTGCAGTATCGTTAGAGAATCCATTTTTAGTATTTCAGAAATCTTCTTATGGGCATAAATACTTTTGACGATATATAATAGTCCGCATACGATCTGAGAATCAGAAACAGCATAGAAGATCATGATGGGGTCCTGATCTCCTTTGTTTTCCCACTCTATCACCATCCATAATTTGCTCATACATCCTGCGACAATATTTTGGTCTGTCATGTATTCTTTCGGGAAGAGAGGGAGTTTTTTTCCTAACTCGATCAAATAGTGATAGCGATCGTGGAGATCTTCTATCATCTCCATATCTTCTATGATGTCATTAATAGGGATCATAAAGAATATCCTTTTACCAAGGTACAATTGTTCAATAATCGACTAAAGGAAATTGCAGATTAATACGGGTAAAAAATCAAAAGGATTTTAATATAGGCTTAAACAAGAAATAATGTCAAATAGACGATCAAACCTTCAAATGCCGAAAAGTTCAGAAGCCGATTAATATTATTCTTCAGATATATGATCACGAAATTTGTTGCTAATAGGATAAAGGCGATCGCGACCAAAACTTTTAGCAGTTATTTTAGTGCCTACAGGAGCCTGTCGTCGTTTGTATTCAGATCCATATAAAAGATGTTCTACATAACGAACGGTCTCATCATTATATTCTTGATCATTATTTATGAAAGATTCTTCATTTTCGACGATGCGTTTAATGATATCATCCAGAATAGGATAGGGAGGTAGGGATTCTTGATCTGTTTGATGAGGACGCAATTCCGCAGAGGGAGATTTTTCTAGAATACTTGGAGGAATGACTTCTGTCAAAGGTCCTAAACCACTTGTGATACCATGGGAATTACGCCAAGATGCTAATTGAAAGACTTGTGTTTTATATAAATCTTTCAGTGGATTAAATCCACCGCTCATATCGCCGTATAATGTACCATATCCAACTGAGATCTCAGATTTATTACTCGTCGTGAGCAACATTGCTTTTGAATGATTAGAAAGAGCCATTAAAATATTGCCTCTGATACGACTTTGTATGTTTTCGGCTACGATACCACTGGGTTCTTCTTGTAAAAATTGTGACATGAGAGAAAAAAAATGATTAACAAGATCATGGATAGGCAAAACGTCATATTTGCAACCTAATGCTTTGGCACAAGCAGCTGCATCTTCTAAGCTTTGAGGAGAGGTATATTTATAGGGAAGCATGATAGTTTGGACATTTTCTTTGCCCAAGGCATCAACTGCAATTGCCGCACATAGCGCTGAATCAATGCCTCCTGAAAGTCCAATGATGACTTTATGAAAATTATTTTTTTGAACATAATCACGCAAACTAAGAACGCAGGCATTATAGTCTGCCTCTTCTTCTTGAAGAGGGATATACATTGTTGATGCGGAGTCATCACTCATATAATTCCATTGACTCAATTGTTGGTCATAGTGCCATTCCGTCATGAAGTTTTGTTCTGAAAAATGCTTCATTTGAAATGCCAATTGTTGCTGACCATCGAAGCAAAAGCTCGCTCCATCGAATATCAGTTCATCTTGTCCGCCTACTTGATTCACATAAATAATGGGAAGGTGTACGTGAGAAATTTGTCCTGTGACTATTTCATGGCGTTTTTTCAATTTATTATGATAATAAGGAGAAGCATTGAGTGAGAAAAGAAATTCAGCGCCTTGTTTTTTTAAATGCTTGCAAATATTTGAATTCTTCCAGATATCTTCGCAGATAAGAATGCCTAATCGAATATCTCTAAAGACAATAGGATCATTACTATATCCCGATATAAATGTACGCTTTTCATGAAATTCACTATAGTTGGGCAAATTAATTTTATCGCGGACAGCAATAATATTGCCCGCATCAAGTATTACAACGGAATTCAATACGCCTTCTTGATCTTGACGAGGAAAACCGACTACGATTCCAGCTCCACCATCATGTGTATCACTCTTGAGAGTATCTATGGCAGAAGAACATGCTTGTATAAAGGATTTCTTGAAAACTAAATCTTCTGGTGGATATCCTGATATAAAAAGTTCCGTAAATAAAATAAGATCCATTCCTTGACGATTTGCTTCTTCACGTGCTCGGCGTGCTTTGGCAATATTGCCTGCAATATCTCCTACGACTGGATTTAATTGCGCTATGGCTATTTTCAATTTTTTAAGCAAGAGGAAATCCGTATTTTCGATTTTTTATGATGATCATTGGTGTATTTGATATTGTTCTTTTATTTTAAAGTATTGTACTCTTATTTATGTTCTAATTCTTTTTTCTTTCAGTTAACATTGTTAGGGATAAAAAACGATGCAGAGTCTTAATTTTTTTATTCGTCTGTGAGCGCAACTGCTTTTTGTGTATATCGGGTTTGAGTAGAAGAAAAGGTTTGTAATTACACATCGCATATCTTCAAAGACTGTATTCTAGTTTCAGAATCCAAAGTTATAGATAGATTGCGAGTGCCACACACTTATTGTTAGTTCCATATTTTCTGGCAATGCATTTAAACAAGCGTTGAAGTTGAATCGGTCTTCTTACGTCTTTTTTCTACCGTATCGTTCCTTAAATAATCAATCTAATTGTAATTATCATGGCGTTTTTTTTCAATAACTATAATCTTGATGAAAGAGGGCGATTCTTTTGTTATTTTCTTTCATTGCTTATTGTTGATACATTGCGTTCTTTCTCGTTATTTCAACATCTATGGTTAAAACGTCTCTCTAGCATTCTAGTTCAAAATGATTAATCGGTCTATTAATCGTAAAAAGGAAATGCACAAAAAGATCTTTTCATAGAAGATGAAAAAAGGAGATTCTTTGATAAGGTACGAGAGCACAATGCAACCGGCGTGTATCCATCAGAAGTGCGTTTACCTTGAGAGAGATAATTTATTTAACTTGTAGAATATCTGAGAATTAGCAGAATCCATTGGATTTCTTAAGGTTAAAAGTGATGCCCTGGCTCGATACCGATGGACAAGAAGATACTAATAAGGAGCTTGTAGGCACAATATCTTTGATACTGATTTTAATCTTCAATGGTTTTTCAATTTTTTAAAAATGCTCCAAAGGATAACAAGTGCAAAGCTTTCAATCAAGTCAGCACATCGAGCATTGGCTTGATTTTTATCATCTACTTTTTTGGTCAGTACTGCTTGATTTTTTATACACAATCTTTTGGGTTCGATGAAGTGGTCATTTTTTTAATCTCAGGCTGTATGTAGTCCTTATTTTTTAGATCAATATAGATACGGAAGCAATTTTCTGAACTACACTTAGTAAAAAGTGCGTATTTTTCTTAATTAACTATCTAAAATAATAGATGTTGGTATTGGCAGATTTATTGGGTGGTAGATTCCACTTTTTAGTGGCGGAATCTAAAGATAATGGTGGAAAAATGGCAGTGTTATGGCTGAGCAATAATCCTAATCCTATATATAGGCAACAAAACTGGACATTAACGGTTTATTTCTTACAATTACGGACAAAATCGGTTATTACGGCCTAATGAACAGGAAACGATTATGATGTCAGGGACGTTACTCATCGACCAGTATGAACAGCAGTTAGCAGAAAAAGTAGACCGTCTACGGCAGATGATGCTGGCATTTCAGGTGCCTAATCTGCAGATTTTCCGTTCAGAACCCATACATTATCGCATGCGTGCCGAATTTCACATCTGGCATGATGGAGATGATCTCTATCACATCATGTTCGATCAGCAGACCAAAGAACGGATGCGCATCGATTATTTTATGCCTGGTAGTCTACTCATCAATGCACTCATGATCGAAATGATGGCGACCATACGCCTAGAACCGCTATTGCGTGCTAAGTTATTTCAAATAGATTATCTTACGTCGCAAAGCGATCAGGCAATCGTTACGCTCATATATCACCGCCTATTGGATGATGCTTGGCGCGAGTGTGCTATACGCCTGCGTGACGCATTACACGCCCGTAAATATCAAATTCAGCTTATCGGGCGTGCTAATAAGACTAAAATCTGTTTAGATCGGGATTATGTCGACGAGCGTTTGACTGTCGCTGGTCGCACGCTTATTTATCGTCAAATCGAGAACAGCTTTACTCAGCCCAATGCTGGAATCAATGTACACATGCTGGAATGGGTGCTTGCAGCTACCAAAGGTATACAAGGGGATTTGCTGGAGCTTTACTGTGGCAACGGCAATTTTTCGCTGGTGCTGGCGCGTCATTTCGACCGAGTGCTTGCAGTCGAAATTGCCAAGCCGTCGGTGGAAGCTGCGCGCTATAACATCGCTGCGAATCATGTCAATAACGTGAAGATAGTTCGAATGTCTTCTAAGGAATTTACCCAGGCGATGCGGCGAGAACGTGAGTTTAACCGCCTCAAGGATATTGATATACACAGCTACCGTTTTAAAACGATTTTTGTAGATCCGCCACGCAGTGGTCTAGACGATGCGACGGTCGGCATGGTGCAGGCATATCCACATATCCTGTATATTTCCTGTAATCCCGATTCTTTGTGTCGCGATCTATCTATACTGTCGACTACCCACACTATCGAACGGTTAGCATTGTTTGATCAGTTTCCCTATACACGCCATATGGAATGTGGCGTATTGCTAGTACGTAAGCCATCGGGATGGCATCAATAATTTCATTTTCATCTACACGTGCATCCAGCGCAATATTTTAAGCAATTGGTCAATCCATAACATCAGACTGCCAGAATAAACAGTATGAATTAAGAATGGTACAATGATGAAATAAGTAGAAGTGAACGCTATGCAAGTTGATGTCGCATTAGAAGAAGTCAGAGTAATCGATCGAAAGGAATGATAGTTCTGAAACACTATAAAACTACCGTTAAGGGAAAAGCGTTTCTTTGTAAAGATCTGTTACCTGCCTAGAAGGGACAGCAATTTTCCTTTTTTTTGATCGAACCAAAGCCTTTTTGACAATCATATACAGTCCTGAGTTAGCCACTCTTTCATCTAGGGTATCACGATATTCAATGCTCCCAGACGGCATTGAAAAAATCGAGAGCCAGATGATAACTATCGCCTTTGTTGGCCCTTCGATGAAACTATGCAACATATAGTGTTCGATTTTCAAATAATCGGACAAGCTTGGCGATGAAATAGTCATTTACCCAAATTATATTTCGACAAAAACGAAATAGG encodes:
- the trmA gene encoding tRNA (uridine(54)-C5)-methyltransferase TrmA, whose product is MMSGTLLIDQYEQQLAEKVDRLRQMMLAFQVPNLQIFRSEPIHYRMRAEFHIWHDGDDLYHIMFDQQTKERMRIDYFMPGSLLINALMIEMMATIRLEPLLRAKLFQIDYLTSQSDQAIVTLIYHRLLDDAWRECAIRLRDALHARKYQIQLIGRANKTKICLDRDYVDERLTVAGRTLIYRQIENSFTQPNAGINVHMLEWVLAATKGIQGDLLELYCGNGNFSLVLARHFDRVLAVEIAKPSVEAARYNIAANHVNNVKIVRMSSKEFTQAMRREREFNRLKDIDIHSYRFKTIFVDPPRSGLDDATVGMVQAYPHILYISCNPDSLCRDLSILSTTHTIERLALFDQFPYTRHMECGVLLVRKPSGWHQ
- a CDS encoding NAD+ synthase, with the translated sequence MLKKLKIAIAQLNPVVGDIAGNIAKARRAREEANRQGMDLILFTELFISGYPPEDLVFKKSFIQACSSAIDTLKSDTHDGGAGIVVGFPRQDQEGVLNSVVILDAGNIIAVRDKINLPNYSEFHEKRTFISGYSNDPIVFRDIRLGILICEDIWKNSNICKHLKKQGAEFLFSLNASPYYHNKLKKRHEIVTGQISHVHLPIIYVNQVGGQDELIFDGASFCFDGQQQLAFQMKHFSEQNFMTEWHYDQQLSQWNYMSDDSASTMYIPLQEEEADYNACVLSLRDYVQKNNFHKVIIGLSGGIDSALCAAIAVDALGKENVQTIMLPYKYTSPQSLEDAAACAKALGCKYDVLPIHDLVNHFFSLMSQFLQEEPSGIVAENIQSRIRGNILMALSNHSKAMLLTTSNKSEISVGYGTLYGDMSGGFNPLKDLYKTQVFQLASWRNSHGITSGLGPLTEVIPPSILEKSPSAELRPHQTDQESLPPYPILDDIIKRIVENEESFINNDQEYNDETVRYVEHLLYGSEYKRRQAPVGTKITAKSFGRDRLYPISNKFRDHISEE
- a CDS encoding SufE family protein, whose product is MIPINDIIEDMEMIEDLHDRYHYLIELGKKLPLFPKEYMTDQNIVAGCMSKLWMVIEWENKGDQDPIMIFYAVSDSQIVCGLLYIVKSIYAHKKISEILKMDSLTILQHLGLTENLSQKRMNGLYTIVNKIQDLTQEYLNVHIKER